AGTTCATCACAAATTCCCTGATTGATAAGGGAATATGCCGTACTTGAACCGACAAAACCTGTTCCTAAAATAGCAACTTTACGCAATAATTTTTGCATCAGACCATCTCCTGCAAATATAGTTTGTTAGATTTTTTACTAAAAAAGCCTTTTCTAATTGCAAACGTTGACTTAGCCAATAAATGGAAATAATTATGATTGATTATATAGCTAATCTGTTTTTATCGCAAGCTCTTCATTTAGATTGAAGTTATATTTTTTTCTAAAACTGATATCGACACGCTATATATAACATGTTAAAATATAAGAAAAATTTGAAAACTAACGCTAGAGGCAAAATAATTATTTTTTGATCCGAATCTAAAAAATGGGGGATGAGTATGAAGAAATATGGGAAGGAGTTTATCACGTTCCCGGATGTGATGGTAATGCTCATTATTTTCGCTGCGATGTTAGCTCTTACAGTACCAAACCTTTCTGATTGGAAAGTCTGGATTGCGATAGGCAACGGAATGATAATGTATGCAATTAGCGAATATATGATTCATCGTTTCTTATTTCATATTAAAAAACCAAATAATCCATTCTTACTCAAATTAATTAAGCGGTTACATTACGATCACCATGTGGATCCTGATAATGTAAAGTTGCTTTTCTTACCGCTATGGTTTAGTTTGCCAAATTTTATGATTTTAGCAGTTGTATGCTATGCCATTACCAGAAATTTGGAGCTGACTATTGCTTTTGTAACAGGAGTGATAGGGTATTTTCTGTATTATGAATGGAAGCATTTTGTTGCTCATAAACCAATCCAGCCAGCAACTAAATTGGGAAAACAAATAAAAAAATCGCATCTTTGGCATCATTACAAAAATGAAAATTATTGGTTTGGTGTGACGCATCGGGCAGTTGATAAAACTATGGGAACGTATCGCGACCATAAGGAAGTGGAAAAAAGTGATACAGCCAGAGACTTGGAAAAACGGGCGTAAACTACTACCTATGATTTAGCACATGCATCGGAGTTATCCGATCCCTGCTATCTATACTTAGTTGTGTATTGCGTTTTTAGACTAGTAAAGGGGCTAGGGCATAACTAAATGGTTACCTTAAAGGCGAATGACGCGCTAAAATAACTTTGAAAATATAAGTAGTCAAAAGCGGGGGACAACATTGCTAGGC
This genomic interval from Virgibacillus pantothenticus contains the following:
- a CDS encoding sterol desaturase family protein, which encodes MKKYGKEFITFPDVMVMLIIFAAMLALTVPNLSDWKVWIAIGNGMIMYAISEYMIHRFLFHIKKPNNPFLLKLIKRLHYDHHVDPDNVKLLFLPLWFSLPNFMILAVVCYAITRNLELTIAFVTGVIGYFLYYEWKHFVAHKPIQPATKLGKQIKKSHLWHHYKNENYWFGVTHRAVDKTMGTYRDHKEVEKSDTARDLEKRA